ATTGATAGGTACTTACTTCAAATGTGGCGACGAAGTTGAAGCACGcaaggtgtttgataaaatgtctGTGAGGAATTTGTACAGCTGGAACAATATGCTTTCTGGGTATGCTAAAATGGGGATGATTAAGCCGGCTAAGaagttgtttgataaaatgcccgAGAAGGATGTTGTGTCGTGGAACACTATGGTGATTGCTTATGCAAAGAGTGGGCATTGTGATGAGGCTTTGAGGTTTTATAGGGAGCTGAGGAGACTGTCTATTGGGTATAATGAGTTTAGTTTTGCTGGTGTTTTGACTGTTTGTGTGAAGTTAAAGGAATTGGAGCTTGCTAGGCAGGTTCATGGGCAGGttttggttgctgggtttttgTCGAATGTGGTGATTTCTAGTTCTGTTGTTGATGCTTATGCAAAGTGTGGGGAGATGGGAGATGCAAGGAGAATTTTTGATGACATGAGTGTAAGGGATGTCCTTGCTTGGACAACTCTAGTTTCAGGATATGCTAAATGGGGGGATATGGAATCAGCTAGTGAATTGTTTGATCGAATGCCCGAGAAAAACCCTGTATCATGGACAGCATTGATTGCTGGCTATGCAAGAAATGCTCTGGGGCACGAAGCGCTTGAATTGTTTACGAAAATGATGATGCTTCGAGTTAGACCTGATCAATTCACATTTAGTAGTTGCCTTTGTGCTTGTGCCAGTGTAGCTTCACTCAAGCATGGTAAACAGTTACATGCATATTTGCTACGAACTAATTTTAGGCCTAATACTATAGTTGTGAGCTCTCTCATTGACATGTATTCAAAATGCGGATGTTTGGAAATTGGCAAATTGGTTTTTGATCTTATGGGTGATAAGCGAGATGTTGTGTTGTGGAATACAATGATGTCTGCCTTCGCGCAGCATGGTCATGGTGAGGAGGCAATGAAGATGATCAATGACATGGTAAGATCAGGCTTGAAACCAGATAGGATTACCTTTGTTGTAATTCTCAATGCCTGTAGTCATTCAGGTCTTGTGTCGGAAGGGCTTAAGGTTTTCAATTCCATGATGTGTGATCATGGCATTGTTCCTGATCAAGAACATTATGCATGCTTAGTTGACATCTTGGGCCGAGCTGGATG
This portion of the Castanea sativa cultivar Marrone di Chiusa Pesio chromosome 7, ASM4071231v1 genome encodes:
- the LOC142642409 gene encoding pentatricopeptide repeat-containing protein At2g21090, with the translated sequence MPSLSSPTLRLTHETFRTRPSKKRSFSTQPCIVQSIFNLASQGHLSQAISSLELLARKGLRLPSNSLSYLLQQCANARSLREAKWVHLHLKLTGLKHPTTFLSNQLIGTYFKCGDEVEARKVFDKMSVRNLYSWNNMLSGYAKMGMIKPAKKLFDKMPEKDVVSWNTMVIAYAKSGHCDEALRFYRELRRLSIGYNEFSFAGVLTVCVKLKELELARQVHGQVLVAGFLSNVVISSSVVDAYAKCGEMGDARRIFDDMSVRDVLAWTTLVSGYAKWGDMESASELFDRMPEKNPVSWTALIAGYARNALGHEALELFTKMMMLRVRPDQFTFSSCLCACASVASLKHGKQLHAYLLRTNFRPNTIVVSSLIDMYSKCGCLEIGKLVFDLMGDKRDVVLWNTMMSAFAQHGHGEEAMKMINDMVRSGLKPDRITFVVILNACSHSGLVSEGLKVFNSMMCDHGIVPDQEHYACLVDILGRAGCFDELMKQLEKMSCKPGDQVLNALIGVCRIHGNIELGRKAAERLIELEPQSSAPYVLLSSIYAVLGRWELVEKVRTLMDERQVRKERAVSWIEIENKVNAFTVADRFHPLKEVIYSVLEHLTGQIEEDPLLLDAESIEVRYNSVDGTSLIYCLSEPKAIRKDQQRGKTVGAAMEIM